The Streptomyces sp. NBC_00459 DNA segment CGGCCGACCTCAACCCCGCCGAACTCGCCGCCGCCCGCGGCCTTCTGGACGCCGCCTTCGACGACGGCTTCGCCGCCGCGGACTGGGAACACGCGCTCGGCGGCATCCACGCACTCGTCCACGACGACACCGGTCTGCTCGCCCACGGTTCGGTCGTCATGCGCCGCGCGCTGCACCGGGGCCGCTGGCTGCGCGTCGGCTATGTGGAAGCGGTCGCTGTCCGCTCCGACGCCCGCCGCCGCGGTCTCGGCGGGCAGGTGCTGGGCGCGCTGGAGAGGTACGTCGACGGTGGCTACGACTTCGGTGCCCTGTCCGCGAGCGCCGACGGCTCCGCCCTCTACGCGGCCCGGGGCTGGCAGCTCTGGCAGGGGCGGATCGGCGCTCTCGGCCCGGACGGCGTGATCCACCTCCCGGACGAGGAGGGCAGTGTCTTCGTGCGCCCGGCCGCTGTCGGCTCACTCGACCCGGCGGACGGTCTGGTCTTCGACTGGCGGGATGGTGACGTCTTGTAAAAGGCCAGGTCAGTGGGGTGTGACCCAATCCACCGTCTCAGATAGTAGGAAGTCCGAGTAACTGTGGAGACAGATGCCCCGTCCTCGCCTAGCTTGGTAGAAGCCGAACGTCTCGCCAGACCAAGCGAATGACGGCCGTGAGCCGGTACCCCGTGCAGGCAACCCCTGCGGTGCCGCTGTTCCCCGTCCAACCCGGCGTCTCGAATCCCCCCTGCCGTACTCCCGGATTCCTTGAAGGAGTCGATTTCCCATGGCCGAGACGACCGTCCGCCGCCGAGTCCGCCACGTCTCCCCGACGAGCGAGTCCGACCGCAAGAACGCCGCCGCGGCTCTCCAGCGCGCCCTCGACCGCCGGGACAACGGCGGCCAGACGGGTCACTGAGGACCCTCGTCGGGCCCTCGTCGTGGGTGCGGTCGCCCTACCCGCGCCGCACCTCGAAGTGGTCGATCCGCTCCCCGCTCTGCGCCAGCGCCGACACCGTGAGCCGGGGAGCCGTGCCGGGTGCGCCCGCCGCCGCCTCCACCGAGAGGAACGAGTAGCCGGTGTAGCGCACCCGCGACCACTCCACGGTGTCCTCGTGCCGCTCCCGCGACTTCGCCCAGTAGAAGCTCTCCACCGACTCCCGGTCGGCGACCTTCCCCTCGAAGCTGTCCTTCACCCCGTAGGGGAACCCGTACAGGCTCTGGCCCGCGCCGCCCGCCGTGACGTACACGGTGCCGTCCCGCGTCGGGTCGGTCGACGCGCCTACCGGCACCCGCCGTCCCACCCGGCCGCCCCTGAGGGCGTCCGTCCGCTCGTACACATGGTTGTGGCCGTTGATCACCAGGTCCACCTGGTGCTTGTCGAAGAGCGGCAGCCAGGCGTCCCGCACGCCGCCGTCGGAGGCGTGGGTGGACGTCGAGTACGTGCAGTGGTGGAAGAAGACCACGACGAAGTCGATCGCGTCCGACGCCCGCAGCTCGGCCAGCCGCCGGTCCAGCCACGCCGTCTGGCGGCCGTCCGTGTGGCCCAGGTTCGCCGGGATCTCGTACGACACGTCGTTCGCGTCCAGCGCCACGACCCCGACGTTGCCGTACGTGAACGAGTAGGCGCCCGGGGTGTTCCGGGCGTCGAAGCCGTTGTCCGGGAGCGACCAGCGGGCCGACTGGCCGCCGTAGCCGTTGGGTGAGTACCAGGCCTCCATGTCGTGGTTGCCGGTCGTCACCATCCACGGCACCGACCTCGCGACCGTCTCCGTCTGCTTCAGGAACAGGTCCCAGGCGGTCGGGTCGTAACTGTCCGACTTCTCGCCGTGGCCGGTGACGTCCGCGTAGCAGATGTCACCGGCGTGGAGGTGGAAGGCGGGGTTCCGGCCGAGGAGGGTCCTGTCGTTGGCGAGCGCGTCGGGTGTGACGCCCTGGTCGCCGAAGGCCGTGAACACGAAGCTCGCGGGGGCGGTCGCCGGGGCTGTGCGGAACATGTTGAGGGACGAGCTGTGCGCGGCGGACGCCGGGTCGAAGCCCTCGTGGCCGACGCCGTAGTAGTACGTCGTCCCGGGGCGCAGTCCGTCGAGGGCCGCGTGCACGTAGTACTGGTCCAGATCGAGGCGTACGCCCGTCAGGCCCGGAGTGTGCAGCGGGCGGAGCTCGGCCTCGACGCGGTGGCTCAGGTCCCCGGGCGTCGGTCCGACGCGTACGTACGGCTTCCGCACCGCGAACGGGACCTGCCAGGAGATCCGCATCTGCGTCTTCGGGTCGGCGCCGAAGGCGAGATGGCGGCCGAAGGGGACGACGGCCGAGCCGGGGACCCTGCTGGTCGCGGGGTTCGCCGTGCCCGTGCTCGACGAACAGCCGGAGAGCAGGCCGCCGCCGGCCAGGGCGCCCGCCGTCACCAGCGCGCGGCGCCGGGTCAGCCGCGTCCGCAGGTACTCGTACTGCTCCGCCATGCTCATCCGGCGGGCCAGCTGAGGCGGTATGCCGACGTCGGGGGTGTCCATGTCCGGGGGACTGTCCAGGGGAGGGAACTCCATGGGTGGGAATTTCCCAGCAAACCCCAACGTCCGCCACACATACAGGTGAACGCCGGTCGAAGAGCGCCCACCCCCGTCCCTTTCGCTCGCCTGTTCGCACCCATTCGCTGTCCGTATCGCGGACACGGCGTGTCATCCCATGGGACCCGGAGTACGGTGCCGGTATGTCTCGCAGCATCAATCTCGCAGTGATTCCCGGTGACGGCATCGGCCAGGAGGTCGTGGCCCAGGGGCTGAAGGTGCTCTCCGCCGTCCTTCCGCAGGATGTGAAGCTGGAGACCAAGGAGTTCGACTTCGGCGCCCGGCGCTACCACGCCACCGGTGAGACCCTCACCGAAGCCGACCTGGACGCGCTCAAGAAGCACGACGCCATCCTGCTCGGCGCGATCGGCGACCCCAGCGTGCCGTCCGGCGTCCTGGAGCGCGGCTTCCTGCTGAAGCTCCGCTTCGCCTTCGACCACCACGTCAACCTGCGTCCGTCGAGGCTGCTCCCCGGGGTCGCCACCCCGCTGGCCGGCCAGCCCGCGATCGACTTCGTGGTCGTCCGCGAGGGCACCGAAGGCCCGTACACCGGCAACGGCGGCACCATCCGCCAGGGCACCCCGCACGCGGTCGCCACCGAGGTGTCGCTGAACACCGCCTTCGGCATCGAGCGGGTCGTCCGCGACGCCTACGCACGCGCCCAGGCCCGCCCCCGCAAGAAGCTGGCGCTCGTCCACAAGAACAACGTGCTCGTGCACGCCGGTCACCTGTGGACGGACATCTTCAACAAGGTCGGCGAGGAGTTCCCCGACGTCACCACCGAGTACATGCACGTGGACGCGGCGACGATCTACCTCGTCACGCAGCCCGAGCGCTTCGACGTGATCGTCACCGACAACCTCTTCGGCGACATCATCACCGACCTCGCCGCGGCCGTCTCCGGCGGCATCGGCGTCGCCGCGAGCGGGAACATCAACCCGGCCGGCGAGTACCCCTCGATGTTCGAGCCCGTGCACGGCTCGGCCCCGGACATCGCCGGTCAGGGCAAGGCCGACCCCAGCGCCACCGTCCTGTCCGTCGCCCTCCTGCTGCGCCACCTCGGCTACGAGTCCGAGGCCGCCCGCATCGAGGAGGCCGTCACCGCCGACCTCGCGGAGCGCGGCACCACGACCCGGACGACCGACGAGATCGGCGACGCCCTCGCCGTACGAGTAGCCGGCTGACCCGCGGCGCTCCACTCGAAAACTTTCGAAGCCGCCGGGTCGCACATGCACCCGGCGGCTTCTCTTATGTCCCCGCCGGGTGTCACCATCATCCCCTGGGTCGCATTCACGCCCTTTTCGTCCATGGCTCCCTTCGCGCGATAATCGAACGCGGAGCCGCGGACCGAGGGAATGCTCGGACGTCCTATCACCGGCCATCAGTTGCTGGTCACTGGCGGTCACGGGCGTGGGCGCGGCCCGTCACACACACATTCGGTGAAGGACAAGCACTCATGACGACGCCCACGATCGAGCTCAAGCCCTCGGCCTCGCCACTTTCCGGCGCGGAGCGCGAGGCGATCCTGGCCAGCCCCGGCTTCGGCCGCCACTTCACCGACCACATGGTGACGATCAAGTGGACCGAGGGCCGCGGCTGGCACGACGGCCAGCTCGTCCCGTACGGCCCGCTCTCCATCGACCCGGCGAACATGACCCTGCACTACGCGCAGGAGATCTTCGAGGGCCTCAAGGCCTACCGCAGGCCCGACGGCTCCGTCGCCACCTTCCGGCCGGAGAAGAACGCCCTGCGCTTCCAGCACTCCGCGCGCCGACTCGCCATGCCCGAGCTGCCCGTCGAGACGTTCATCGAGGCCATCGACGCGCTGGTGCGGCAGGACCGCGACTGGGTGCCGGCGCACGGCGGCGAGGAGTCCCTCTACCTGCGCCCCTTCATGATCGCCACGGAGATCGGCCTCGGCGTCAAGCCGGCCAACGAGTACCTGTTCCTGGTGATCGCGTCCCCCGCCGGCGCCTACTTCCCCGGTGGCGTCAAGCCCGTCTCCATCTGGCTCTCCGAGGACCGCGTCCGCGCCGTCCCAGGCGGCATGGGCGACGCCAAGACCGGCGGCAACTACGCGGCCTCCCTGCTCGCCCAGGCCGAGGCCGCCGAGCACGGCTGCGCCCAGGTCTGCTACCTCGACGCCGTCGAGCACAAGTGGATCGAGGAACTCGGCGGCATGAACCTGTACTTCGTGTACGGGGACCGCATCGTCACCCCCTCCCTCACCGGCTCCATCCTGGAGGGCGTCACCCGCGACTCCCTCCTCACCGTCGCCCGCGACCTCGGCTACACCGCCGAGGAGGGCCGCATCTCCGTCGACCAGTGGCAGCGCGACGCCGAGAACGGCACCCTGACCGAGGTCTTCGCCTGCGGTACGGCGGCCGTCATCACCCCCGTCGGCACGATCAAGCGCACCGGCGTCGAGTGGCAGCAGAGCGGCGGCGAGCCCGGC contains these protein-coding regions:
- a CDS encoding 3-isopropylmalate dehydrogenase gives rise to the protein MSRSINLAVIPGDGIGQEVVAQGLKVLSAVLPQDVKLETKEFDFGARRYHATGETLTEADLDALKKHDAILLGAIGDPSVPSGVLERGFLLKLRFAFDHHVNLRPSRLLPGVATPLAGQPAIDFVVVREGTEGPYTGNGGTIRQGTPHAVATEVSLNTAFGIERVVRDAYARAQARPRKKLALVHKNNVLVHAGHLWTDIFNKVGEEFPDVTTEYMHVDAATIYLVTQPERFDVIVTDNLFGDIITDLAAAVSGGIGVAASGNINPAGEYPSMFEPVHGSAPDIAGQGKADPSATVLSVALLLRHLGYESEAARIEEAVTADLAERGTTTRTTDEIGDALAVRVAG
- a CDS encoding GNAT family N-acetyltransferase, whose product is MAPLLRTAHTADLNPAELAAARGLLDAAFDDGFAAADWEHALGGIHALVHDDTGLLAHGSVVMRRALHRGRWLRVGYVEAVAVRSDARRRGLGGQVLGALERYVDGGYDFGALSASADGSALYAARGWQLWQGRIGALGPDGVIHLPDEEGSVFVRPAAVGSLDPADGLVFDWRDGDVL
- a CDS encoding branched-chain amino acid aminotransferase, translating into MTTPTIELKPSASPLSGAEREAILASPGFGRHFTDHMVTIKWTEGRGWHDGQLVPYGPLSIDPANMTLHYAQEIFEGLKAYRRPDGSVATFRPEKNALRFQHSARRLAMPELPVETFIEAIDALVRQDRDWVPAHGGEESLYLRPFMIATEIGLGVKPANEYLFLVIASPAGAYFPGGVKPVSIWLSEDRVRAVPGGMGDAKTGGNYAASLLAQAEAAEHGCAQVCYLDAVEHKWIEELGGMNLYFVYGDRIVTPSLTGSILEGVTRDSLLTVARDLGYTAEEGRISVDQWQRDAENGTLTEVFACGTAAVITPVGTIKRTGVEWQQSGGEPGEVTLRLREALLDIQRGTAEDRHGWMHLLG
- a CDS encoding purple acid phosphatase family protein → MDTPDVGIPPQLARRMSMAEQYEYLRTRLTRRRALVTAGALAGGGLLSGCSSSTGTANPATSRVPGSAVVPFGRHLAFGADPKTQMRISWQVPFAVRKPYVRVGPTPGDLSHRVEAELRPLHTPGLTGVRLDLDQYYVHAALDGLRPGTTYYYGVGHEGFDPASAAHSSSLNMFRTAPATAPASFVFTAFGDQGVTPDALANDRTLLGRNPAFHLHAGDICYADVTGHGEKSDSYDPTAWDLFLKQTETVARSVPWMVTTGNHDMEAWYSPNGYGGQSARWSLPDNGFDARNTPGAYSFTYGNVGVVALDANDVSYEIPANLGHTDGRQTAWLDRRLAELRASDAIDFVVVFFHHCTYSTSTHASDGGVRDAWLPLFDKHQVDLVINGHNHVYERTDALRGGRVGRRVPVGASTDPTRDGTVYVTAGGAGQSLYGFPYGVKDSFEGKVADRESVESFYWAKSRERHEDTVEWSRVRYTGYSFLSVEAAAGAPGTAPRLTVSALAQSGERIDHFEVRRG